A single region of the Longimicrobium sp. genome encodes:
- a CDS encoding M28 family peptidase — MPIRRASLRAALPVLLLAACTRGDPALGRHVDHPEFLEDVAWAFLGGQVAIGPRYAGTKPHDRAVGWLTDQLEFRADTLIPQPFTHDTAPGKTLRMTNLLARWRPEDPRRILLVAHWDTRPKATESADPADRRLPVPGANDGASGTAVLMTLAELFRQQKPGVGVDLLFTDGDDFVDGRYLGTEHFLATMGPGYRPALAIVVGMVGDRDPWFPQDAGSRRHAPAAVRRVWGTAAAMRRDTFFVAEAVDDSAGAHLALARAGIPAALVNDPVYGPGNSYFHTVRDLPGATQSESLMLVGSVLAEVVYRGIPEQGR; from the coding sequence ATGCCGATCCGCCGCGCCAGCCTGCGCGCTGCGCTGCCGGTGCTGCTCCTTGCCGCCTGCACGCGCGGCGACCCCGCGCTGGGCCGCCACGTGGACCACCCCGAGTTCCTCGAGGACGTCGCCTGGGCGTTCCTGGGTGGCCAGGTAGCCATCGGCCCGCGCTACGCGGGGACGAAGCCGCACGACCGCGCGGTGGGATGGCTCACCGACCAGCTCGAGTTTCGCGCCGACACGCTGATCCCCCAGCCGTTCACCCACGACACGGCGCCGGGGAAGACGCTCAGGATGACGAACCTGCTGGCGCGCTGGCGGCCGGAGGACCCGCGGCGGATCCTCCTCGTCGCCCACTGGGACACGCGGCCGAAAGCGACGGAGAGCGCGGACCCGGCCGACCGCCGCCTCCCCGTTCCCGGCGCCAACGACGGGGCGTCGGGAACGGCGGTGCTGATGACGCTGGCCGAGCTCTTCCGCCAGCAGAAGCCCGGCGTGGGCGTCGACCTCCTCTTCACCGACGGCGACGACTTCGTGGACGGGAGATACCTCGGCACGGAGCACTTCCTCGCCACGATGGGGCCGGGATACAGGCCCGCGCTGGCGATCGTGGTGGGGATGGTGGGAGACCGCGATCCCTGGTTCCCGCAGGATGCCGGATCGCGCCGCCACGCGCCCGCCGCCGTCCGCCGCGTCTGGGGCACCGCCGCGGCGATGCGCAGGGACACCTTCTTCGTCGCCGAGGCCGTCGACGACAGCGCGGGCGCGCACCTGGCCCTGGCCCGCGCGGGGATCCCCGCCGCGCTCGTGAACGACCCCGTTTACGGCCCCGGCAACTCGTACTTCCACACCGTGCGCGACCTCCCCGGCGCGACGCAGAGCGAGTCGCTGATGCTCGTCGGCAGCGTGCTGGCCGAGGTCGTCTACCGCGGCATCCCGGAGCAGGGGAGATGA